The window TCCCCGCGTCCCCGTGGGGCATCTCCGGGTCGCCCGCCAGCAGCAGGGCCGCCCGGCCGCCGTCCTGTTTGCGGAGCAGACGGATCGCGTCCGCCGCCGAGGCCGGGGTCGTCACGGCGACGGCGTCGGCCGCGGCGCCGAAGGCGGCGGCGAGGGCCACCTCGTGGCCGGGGGTCACGGTCAGCAGTTCGGCGGCCGGACCGAGGACGCCGGTGAGGCGATCGCGTGCGCCGAGCAGTATGCCGGTGCCGTCCTTGCGGCGCAGGCCCAGCGCCAGCGCCTCGTGGCGGGCCCGGGTCGCGGCGCGTTCTCGTTCCGCCGCGGTGGCCGCCTCCCGTGCCGCGCCGAGCGCCGCCTCGGCCTCGGCGAGCTGCCTCCTGGCCGCCTCGTGCCGCTCGGCGAGGTCCGCGTCGTCGGCGTCCAGGCCGTCGACCTCGGTCTGCAGGGCCTCGTACTCCTCCTGGGCCCGTACGGCCCGCTCCTGGGCCTCGTCCCGGGCCGTGGCCAGCCGGTCGATCTCGGCCTGGGCGGAGGCGGCGCGCGAGCGGGCCGCGTTGACCTGCCCGGACAGCCGGGCCAGTCCCTCACGGCGGTCGGCGATGGCGCGGGCCGCGTCCTTGAGCCGGCGCTCCTCGACGGCCAGCTCCCGTTCCAGTTCGGCGCGGTGGGCGACCGTGTCGTCCAGGGCGTGCTGGGCCGCCTCAAGGGCGGCTTCCAGTTCCGCCTCCTGCTCGCGGACGCGGGCGGCCTCGCGCTCCAGGTCCTCGGGGTCGCGGCCGCGCCGCTCCTCGGGGGGCGCGGAGGTGGCGCTCTTCACCCGGGCGTCGGCCAGGGAGACGGTGCCGCGGACCCGTTCGGCCAGCTGGGACAGCTCGTACCAGGTCTGCTGGCCGCGCTGGAGCCGGGGCGTGAGCTGCCGTACCTCGTCCTCGAGCAGGGACTCGCGGTGCACAGCCTTCCTCAGCTCGTGTTCGGCGCTCTCCTTGCGCTCCTTCAGGGCGGCCTCGTCGGCGATCTCGGCCTTGAGCGCTCGGCGCAGCCGTACGAGGTCGTCGGCGAGCAGGCGCAGCCGGGCGTCGCGGAGGTCCGCCTGGATGACGGCGGCCCTTCTCGCCACCGCCGCCTGACGTCCGAGGGGTTTGAGCTGACGGCGCAGTTCGTCCGTGAGGTCCTGCACGCGCGCGAGGTTGGCCTGCATCGCGTCGAGCTTCCGGAGCGCCTTCTCCTTGCGCTTGCGGTGCTTGAGGACGCCGGCGGCCTCCTCGATGAAGGCGCGGCGGCCCATGGGGTCGGCGTGCAGCACGGAGTCGAGCTGGCCCTGGCCGACGATGACGTGCATCTCGCGGCCGATGCCGGAGTCGGAGAGGAGTTCCTGGATGTCGAGCAGCCGGCAGGTGTCACCGTTGATCTGGTACTCGCTGCCGCCGTTGCGGAACATGATCCGCGTGATGGTGACCTCGGCGTACTCGATGGGCAGCGCCCCGTCGGAGTTGTCGATGGTCAGGGACACCTCGGCGCGACCCAGCGGCGGGCGGCCGGTGGTGCCGGCGAAGATGACGTCCTCCATCTTGCCGCCGCGCAGGGACTTGGCGCCCTGTTCGCCCATGACCCAGCTGAGCGCGTCCACGACGTTGGACTTGCCCGAGCCGTTCGGGCCGACGACACACGTGATCCCCGGCTCGAACCGGAGGGTGGTCGCCGAGGCGAACGACTTGAACCCGCGGAGGGTCAGGGCCTTGAGGTGCACGCCGCCGGACTCTACCGGGCGCCGCTATCTCACTCCATGAACCCTCGCAACCGCGCGGTTTCGCCCATGAACATGCAGGGCAGACCGTACGTTAAAGAAGGTGAAAGGATGCGCGGGGGAAAGAAAGAAGGGACGCCGAAGCGTCCCTTGCAACTCTGACGGCCGGGTTGCGGTCGTCGGATCAACTGAGCGGTTGATACGGGCAGCCCGATCTTCTGCGACTGCTGTCGTGGAGCGATGCAGTGATCAGGTGAGCGCAGGCTCCGCCTGGTGTGCGTCGATGCTCTCCATGATCCTGTCCTGAGAGGCGGCAGCCGACAGCGCTTCGTTCTCCGCCTGGATCCGTACGAGCTCGGACTCCAGGTCCTGAACGCGCTGCTGCAGCCGTCGCATCTCGGCGAGGAGTCGAGGGTCGGAGCCGCCGACGTAACCGAGAAGCGCCTTTGCCATGATGGATGGTCCTCCACACTGAGTGACCGACCGATGCGGTGTGGGTCGTGAGGGAATCGCACCCGCGGTGCTTGGCACATCGTGGTGTTGCTCTGCTGTTGCTTCATGCCAAACAGCTAAGGTGCGCGGGGCTTTCAGCGTCTCACCAAAAAGTTTGACGGTCAACACGATCACACCCTGTATTGGCGGGCTGACCGGGGCGCGCGGCCGGGAAAACGGCGGCGCTGCGTCTCTTCCGGTGCCCTCAGGGCGTGGTGACCAGCCGACGATCAGCTGTACCAGCGGAGCCTGCCACGCCACGTCGCATCTGGCAACCACCAGGTCGTTTCTGCTCCGCGCATGTGCCGTTGGCAGCTCACCCCGCCTCGGCCTGCGGGTCTGTACAGAAATCGGCTCAGCGGATGGCGAAGCCGTCGTAGCCGCCGCGGGGTGTGTCCCAGATCTCGGTGACTCCTTCTACGCGTCCGGGCGTGTCGTCACCCTGGAGCCAGGCGAGCAGACCCTCGCAGCCGTTCCTCGATCCCTCGGCGACCACCTGGACCCGGCCGTCGGCCAAATTGAGAGCAAAACCACTCAGGCCGCCGATCTCCAGTGCCTTGGCGCGCGTGAACCAGCGGAAACCCACACCCTGCACGCGTCCGCGAACCCAGGCGACCAGTCGTACATCCTCGCTCATGGGTGCAACCTAACCGGCCGATGTCGCTCGGCACACGTCGCGCCCCAACGGCATGCGGTAGCGTCCGCACCCACTACATCTCATATGAAACTCACTCGATCGAGTGGGTTTGGTCGGCCAGGGGGTCACTCGGCACGCCGGCACCGGTCGACCGCGGGCACGAGGAAGAGGGCAAGGACATGGGACGCCACCGACGCTCAGCCGCCGGCCGCGCATCCGAGGGCCGCGCCCCGGGAGCCGCGTACACGCACTCCGCCCCGGGGGGCGACGATCCCCGGCACGCGTCCGCGGGCGGACGGGTGCCGATGGGCATTGCTCCCTATCTCAACCCGGAGGCCTACGCCGAGACGAACGCCCGGGCTCACGCCTACCTGTTCTCGGCCGACGGCAACGGCCACGGCCCGGCCGGATCCGCCCCCGCGGGCGGCGGGTTCACCCCCGCCGGTGTCCCCGCGCCGGGTCACCGGCACCGGAAGAAGGCCGCGCGGCCGGTGCGCACCGGGCTGCTCGGGGTGTCCGCGGCCGTCGCCCTCGGCACGGTCGCCGTGGCCACCGGAGTGGTGCCGGGTCTGCAGGACTACCGGCTCGGCGGCGGTACGCACACCACGGGCGGTGACCGAATACAGGCGGCCGACTCCCCCAGCAACACCGCCAGCGAGCAGGGGGGCACCTCGGGCAGCGCCGACAGCCCCGACGGCCCGGCCGCGGGCGGGAACAACGGGCGATCGCAGCCCGGCACCCCCGCCGCCCCCGCTTCCTCGTCCCCCTCTTCCTCCCCTTCCTCCCCTTCGTCTCCTTCTCCGTCGTCGCCCTCCGCCTCGAAGCCGGCGCGCGAGACCTCCCCGTCGCGCACGACTCCCGGAAAGCCCGCACCGTCGAGGCCGAAGACCACCCCGTCGCGTACGGCGACCA of the Streptomyces sp. 1222.5 genome contains:
- a CDS encoding acylphosphatase, coding for MSEDVRLVAWVRGRVQGVGFRWFTRAKALEIGGLSGFALNLADGRVQVVAEGSRNGCEGLLAWLQGDDTPGRVEGVTEIWDTPRGGYDGFAIR
- a CDS encoding CAP domain-containing protein, translated to MGRHRRSAAGRASEGRAPGAAYTHSAPGGDDPRHASAGGRVPMGIAPYLNPEAYAETNARAHAYLFSADGNGHGPAGSAPAGGGFTPAGVPAPGHRHRKKAARPVRTGLLGVSAAVALGTVAVATGVVPGLQDYRLGGGTHTTGGDRIQAADSPSNTASEQGGTSGSADSPDGPAAGGNNGRSQPGTPAAPASSSPSSSPSSPSSPSPSSPSASKPARETSPSRTTPGKPAPSRPKTTPSRTATKAPSASTAPGPVSTEAAAEAEVLKLVNEERAKVGCSALAANSSLARLAGAFSDDMAARDFFDHTDPDGATPWDRAAKAGITDLGGENIARGQASAAAVMEAWMNSPGHRANILNCDYKTLGVGVHVGQGGPWWTQDFGY